A genomic region of Caenorhabditis elegans chromosome V contains the following coding sequences:
- the gtnt-38 gene encoding Glycosyltransferase family 92 protein R07B7.12 (Partially confirmed by transcript evidence), which yields MGNFSFTMFQILNLKMNLSLPYCNRSTGRICSKIRLYHRSFRSNPSLQMCFIIVFLLFIFSLIMFMKLNQNSYSGKEILGYLYETAIDQLTYNHTHAFITSAYYYRNSKSLGENAVAMIVAMSQRTFKHLENHEITIVGSRGYQNLKTKASITVETAEQMSCEYVMALIQGITLEIPQKLEIESAGTRVQIPFREPRKNSHSPVIICISPQFVAEKWQLFLMNIHVIRRYGGHMHIYITSMVEKLFNVLKIYEDMEALTIDYWIRMKLKKTSSPVADIMKNVEWRHQAGAQTDCLLQYKEVAEFIAFFDIDDILVPNFSHNYHQEFSSHFNAYPSYHSIFYGKRDVFVEKISSIEDFSFRHLFSNMKIQEETGYGKSIVNPLKYNSTWIHHSMKLPRNKMLKIMNTEIIHIKNILDSELNKDAPIHLPIIYGTETESVIREMDLKTLDFDFQTVYQNPIYREAALKMIDYNFYTPIVFNCYNESFYHPYFVEKKDFSQICPNADNCQLPQREDIKCIHSDGEYVSGPEMYPITFHYAVHPFWSNDIGCYQ from the exons ATGGGCAATTTTTCGTTCacaatgtttcaaattctcaatttaaaaatgaatctTTCTCTACCGTATTGTAATCGAAGTACTGGaagaatttgttcaaaaattagattataTCACAGG tcgTTCCGAAGCAATCCTTCCCTCCAAATGTGTTTTATTATTGTGTTCCTCTTGTTCATCTTTTCCTTAATTATGTTCATGAAACTGAATCAAAATTCTTATTCTGGAAAAGAAATACTTGGTTATTTGTATGAGACAGCTATTGATCAATTGACCTACAATCATACACATGCTTTCATTACTTCTGCGTATTATTATAGAAATTCTAAATC tCTTGGAGAAAATGCAGTTGCAATGATTGTAGCGATGAGTCAACGAACATTTAAACATcttgaaaatcatgaaattacGATTGTTGGTTCACGAGGATAccagaatttgaaaaccaaagCTTCCATTACAGT GGAAACTGCAGAACAAATGTCATGTGAGTATGTTATGGCATTGATACAAGGAATAACGTTagaaattcctcaaaaattagaaattgaatcTGCAGGAACAAGAGTTCAG ATTCCGTTTCGAGAACCGCGTAAGAATTCACATTCTCCAGTCATTATCTGCATCTCTCCACAATTTGTAGCAGAGAAATGGCAATTATTTCTAATGAACATACATGTAATTCGTAGATATGGAGGACATATGCATATATACATAACTAGTAtggttgaaaaacttttcaatgttctgaaaatatatgaagATATG GAAGCTCTAACAATTGATTATTGGATTCGaatgaagttaaaaaaaacatcatctCCCGTAGCAgatattatgaaaaatgttgaatggaGACATCAGGCTGGAGCACAAACCGACTGCCTCTTACAATACAAG GAAGTGGCGGAATTCATAGCTTTTTTCGATATAGACGATATTCTTGTTCCTAACTTCTCCCACAATTATCATCAAGAGTTCTCAAGCCATTTTAATGCTTATCCATCATAtcattcaatattttatgGGAAACGAGacgtttttgttgaaaaaatttccagtattgaagatttttcatttcgtCACTTGTTctcaaatatgaaaattcaagaagAGACTGGTTATGGAAAGTCAATTGTTAATCCATTGAAGTACAATTCCACGTGGATTCATCACTCAATGAAATTGCCAAGAAATAAGatgttaaaaataatgaatacGGAAATAATTCACATCAAGAATATTTTGGATTCCGAATTAAACAAAGATGCACCAATCCACTTACCGATAATTTATGGAACGGAAACTGAATCAGTTATTCGAGAAATGGATTTGAAAACTCtcgattttgattttcagac TGTCTATCAAAATCCAATCTATAGAGAAGCTGCACTTAAAATGATTGATTATAACTTCTACACtccaattgttttcaattgcTACAATGAATCGTTTTATCATCCATATTTTGTCGAGAAAAAAGACTTTAGTCAAATTTGTCCAAATGCAGATAACTGTCAG CTACCTCAGCGAGAAGATATCAAATGCATTCATTCAGATGGAGAATATGTTTCTGGTCCAGAAATGTACCCGATCACTTTCCATTATGCAGTTCATCCATTTTGGTCGAATGACATTGGATGCTACCAATAA
- the gtnt-38 gene encoding Glycosyltransferase family 92 protein R07B7.12 (Confirmed by transcript evidence), which yields MHSFRWRICFWSRNVPDHFPLCSSSILVE from the coding sequence ATGCATTCATTCAGATGGAGAATATGTTTCTGGTCCAGAAATGTACCCGATCACTTTCCATTATGCAGTTCATCCATTTTGGTCGAATGA
- the nhr-206 gene encoding Nuclear receptor (Confirmed by transcript evidence), whose protein sequence is MSEESNSFLPDIKVDERYCESTSNSQQSEITNETSRNVLPEKCEVCGNPAVGYHYDVATCNGCKAFFRRTVITGRRVICRRRKNCLVEMEPKNRRICPGCRFSKCEEVGMNPRAIRAEISSGGKILKDELIAKREPRSKIMLSPKSKENEVSRLISDLNLIENQIDELFNSSLPINYGDWRTLSEIIQMKPYLKVSKIPNLKLIRNQMNAELAGYAHNGSLAMVEYAKMLDFFPKISKETAIKLVKHGLFMCGSLSFSRRSIQKYNSDILRFTDGSVAGKPKTNWNGVMLDHRRIAQKTLHSILRVKLDYVEYLFLKAITMCNPAVSDFPAEDQKIIDKHRFNYAQSLLNYCLKQHGQIHGADRFASILSIMSIMEVQQKEEKSCFFVFRSIYSEFDVFVSPLFDEISNY, encoded by the exons ATGTCAGAGGAATCAAATAGTTTTCTTCCTGATATCAag GTTGATGAGAGGTATTGTGAATCTACTTCAAATTCCCAACAATCTGAAATTACAAATGAAACATCGAGAAATGTTCTTCCCGAAAAATGTGAGGTTTGCGGAAACCCTGCTGTCGGTTATCACTatgat GTAGCAACTTGCAATGGCTGCAAAGCATTTTTCAGACGAACAGTGATAACTGGAAGACGCGTAATTTGCagaagaaggaaaaattgtttggtaGAAATGGAACCTAAAA ACCGCAGAATCTGCCCCGGatgtagattttcaaaatgtgaagaaGTCGGAATGAATCCTCGCGCAATTCGAGCAGAAATTTCATCAGGCGGCAAAATTCTCAAAGACGAACTTATTGCGAAAAGAGAACCACGATCTAAAATTATGTTATCT CCGAAATCGAAAGAAAATGAAGTGAGCAGATTGATTTCTGATTTGAATCTGATTGAGAATCAAATCGATGAACTTTTTAATTCAAGTTTGCCAATAAATTATGGAGATTGGAGAACactttcagaaataattcAGATGAAGCCATacttaaaagtttcaaaaattccaaatttgaaattgatacgAAATCA aatgaaTGCTGAACTAGCTGGATATGCACATAACGGTAGTCTTGCTATGGTTGAATATGCAAAAATGCTCgatttctttccaaaaatatcaaaagagACTGCCATAAAATTGGTTAAGCATGGATTATTCATGTGTGGATCACTATCGTTCAGTCGTAGATCAATTCAAAAGTACAACTCCGATATCTTACGTTTTACTGATGGCTCTGTGGcaggaaaaccaaaaactaaTTGGAATGGAGTAATGTTGGATCATAGAAGAATAGCCCAGAAAACATTACATTCAATTCTTCGTGTGAAATTGGATTATGTAGAGTATTTATTTCTCAAAGCGATTACGATGTGTAATCCAG CTGTCTCCGATTTTCCTGCTGAAGATCAGAAAATAATCGATAAACACAGATTTAATTATGCACAAAGCCTTCTCAATTATTGTTTGAAACAACATGGACAGATTCACGGTGCTGATCGATTTGCATCAATACTATCAATTATGTCAATTATGGAAGTGCagcaaaaagaagagaaaagttgttttttcgttttccgttcaatttattctgaatttgatgtttttgtcAGTCCTTTATTCGatgaaatttctaattattaa
- the nhr-206 gene encoding Nuclear receptor (Confirmed by transcript evidence): MSEESNSFLPDIKVDERYCESTSNSQQSEITNETSRNVLPEKCEVCGNPAVGYHYDVATCNGCKAFFRRTVITGRRVICRRRKNCLVEMEPKNRRICPGCRFSKCEEVGMNPRAIRAEISSGGKILKDELIAKREPRSKIMLSPKSKENEVSRLISDLNLIENQIDELFNSSLPINYGDWRTLSEIIQMKPYLKVSKIPNLKLIRNQMNAELAGYAHNGSLAMVEYAKMLDFFPKISKETAIKLVKHGLFMCGSLSFSRRSIQKYNSDILRFTDGSVAGKPKTNWNGVMLDHRRIAQKTLHSILRVKLDYVEYLFLKAITMCNPDLIMHKAFSIIV; the protein is encoded by the exons ATGTCAGAGGAATCAAATAGTTTTCTTCCTGATATCAag GTTGATGAGAGGTATTGTGAATCTACTTCAAATTCCCAACAATCTGAAATTACAAATGAAACATCGAGAAATGTTCTTCCCGAAAAATGTGAGGTTTGCGGAAACCCTGCTGTCGGTTATCACTatgat GTAGCAACTTGCAATGGCTGCAAAGCATTTTTCAGACGAACAGTGATAACTGGAAGACGCGTAATTTGCagaagaaggaaaaattgtttggtaGAAATGGAACCTAAAA ACCGCAGAATCTGCCCCGGatgtagattttcaaaatgtgaagaaGTCGGAATGAATCCTCGCGCAATTCGAGCAGAAATTTCATCAGGCGGCAAAATTCTCAAAGACGAACTTATTGCGAAAAGAGAACCACGATCTAAAATTATGTTATCT CCGAAATCGAAAGAAAATGAAGTGAGCAGATTGATTTCTGATTTGAATCTGATTGAGAATCAAATCGATGAACTTTTTAATTCAAGTTTGCCAATAAATTATGGAGATTGGAGAACactttcagaaataattcAGATGAAGCCATacttaaaagtttcaaaaattccaaatttgaaattgatacgAAATCA aatgaaTGCTGAACTAGCTGGATATGCACATAACGGTAGTCTTGCTATGGTTGAATATGCAAAAATGCTCgatttctttccaaaaatatcaaaagagACTGCCATAAAATTGGTTAAGCATGGATTATTCATGTGTGGATCACTATCGTTCAGTCGTAGATCAATTCAAAAGTACAACTCCGATATCTTACGTTTTACTGATGGCTCTGTGGcaggaaaaccaaaaactaaTTGGAATGGAGTAATGTTGGATCATAGAAGAATAGCCCAGAAAACATTACATTCAATTCTTCGTGTGAAATTGGATTATGTAGAGTATTTATTTCTCAAAGCGATTACGATGTGTAATCCAG ATTTAATTATGCACAAAGCCTTCTCAATTATTGTTTGA
- the nhr-208 gene encoding Nuclear Hormone Receptor family (Product from WormBase gene class nhr;~Confirmed by transcript evidence), whose protein sequence is MDKDLADILPDIEIDQRSQESSSYSILTSTSIKCPRHNLPSKCEICGNPAIGYHYDIASCNGCKAFFRRTVITGRQVACKKWGTCLEEEIPINRRICPGCRFSKCVKVGMNPRAIRAEISSNGEILKNQLLKNREADKLVMLSPKTAEDDLSISISKLSLIENKIDDLFNSKWPSNYCDWRTVTEILKAHPILEMSKIPNLSFQPNQLFPDHAGFAHNASLAALEFTKMLDIFPKLSIDTVQKLVRHGLFMCGSMMTSRRSIQKFNSDTLRRTDGTISGKPAKSWNGVWVDHRKIVQRVLRAFLRIKLNDVEYLFLKVITILNPAVSDLFAQDQKIIERERNRFAQCLLTYCLREYAENNGPSRFASVLSIISSMELQQKEEKSFNILLRASFPDAIVLVSPLFDEIMSA, encoded by the exons ATGGACAAAGATCTAGCTGATATTCTTCCGGATATTGAG ATAGACCAAAGAAGCCAAGAATCATCATCTTACTCAATTCTAACTTCTACATCGATCAAGTGTCCTAGACATAATCTACcttcaaaatgtgaaatatGTGGAAATCCAGCAATCGGATATCACTACGAT ATCGCATCATGCAATGGATGTAAGGCATTTTTTCGTAGAACTGTTATCACTGGGAGACAAGTTGCATGCAAGAAATGGGGGACATGTTTAGAAGAAGAAATTCCAATAA ACCGTAGGATTTGCCCAGGatgtagattttcaaaatgtgtcaAAGTTGGAATGAATCCAAGAGCAATTAGAGCTGAAATCTCATCGAATGGAGAGATACTGAAAAATcagcttctgaaaaatcgagaagCTGATAAGTTGGTCATGTTATCT ccaaaaacaGCGGAAGATGATCTGAGTATATCTATTTCTAAGCTAAgtttaatagaaaataaaattgacgatcttttcaattcaaaatggcCATCAAATTATTGTGATTGGCGTACTGTAACGGAAATCCTCAAAGCTCATCCAATTCTTGAAATGTCGAAAATTCCGAACTTGTCTTTTCAACCAAACCA ACTCTTCCCTGATCATGCTGGATTTGCTCATAACGCAAGCCTAGCTGCCTTGGAGTTTACAAAAATGCTTgatatatttccaaaattatcaattGATACTGTTCAAAAACTTGTCAGACATGGATTATTTATGTGTGGATCAATGATGACGAGCAGAAGATctattcaaaagttcaattcaGATACATTACGACGTACAGATGGAACAATTTctggaaaaccggcaaaaagtTGGAATGGTGTTTGGGTTGATCAtagaaaaattgtacaaaGAGTTCTACGAGCGTTTCTTCGTATTAAATTGAATGATGTAGAATACTTATTTCTGAAAGTTATAACTATATTAAATCCAG CTGTCTCCGATCTTTTTGCTCaagatcaaaaaataattgaacgAGAACGGAACAGATTTGCTCAATGTCTTCTGACTTATTGCTTGAGGGAATATGCAGAAAATAATGGACCATCTAGATTTGCATCAGTattatcaataatttcatcTATGGAACTACAacaaaaggaagaaaaaagctTTAACATTCTGCTCCGTGCGTCTTTTCCCGATGCAATTGTCTTGGTTAGCCCTTTGTTTGATGAAATTATGTCAGCATAA
- the nhr-207 gene encoding Nuclear receptor (Confirmed by transcript evidence) — translation MTSEESTSDYILPDIEITDEETKCDPNTKNILPKQCRICRNPAVGYHYDVASCNGCKAFFRRTVITGRLPNCKFGDKCLEDHKIPKPGTRLCGSCRFSKCEQMGMNPMAIKSEIISKKGNILKMELVKKHNRQLIAVTKEIAIDDEFSKVLSKLKAVENKLDNLFNSRLPKNYVDYRQFTDILAEKPTFAVEQIPNLSFIPDQVFHEYGGLAHNSFLAVVEFAKFLDFFPKLDSETQLKVVRHGALMVRGMMNTERSIRKFHSDCVRRADGSIAGKPMRNYNGIWVEQRKIVQKGLHAFLRNKIDETEYLLLKGIVLCNPAICGLPESAQQILEDERRRYVRSLLTYCLKQYGIRYGPDRLSSILSIMPIMENQQKEEKSFNVILRSFYSNVSILVSPLYDEIMSS, via the exons ATGACTAGCGAAGAATCAACTAGCGACTATATTTTACCAGATATCGAA ATAACAGATGAGGAAACGAAATGCGACCccaatacaaaaaatatattaccgAAACAATGTCGCATATGCCGAAATCCAGCTGTTGGATATCACTAtgat gtagcTTCTTGCAACGGATGTAAAGCATTTTTTCGGAGAACTGTAATAACTGGAAGACTACCAAATTGCAAGTTTGGTGATAAATGTCTAGAGGATCATAAGATTCCCA agcCGGGTACCAGATTATGTGGATCATGTAGATTCTCAAAATGCGAACAAATGGGGATGAATCCAATGGCaattaaatctgaaattatttctaaaaaaggaaatattcTTAAAATGGAACTGGTTAAAAAACATAATAGACAATTAATTGCAGTTACAAAA gaaatagCTATCGACGATGAATTCAGCAAAGTTTTATCGAAATTGAAAGCAGTGGAAAATAAACTCGACAATCTGTTTAATTCAAGATTGCCCAAAAATTATGTTGATTATCGACAATTTACTGACATTCTTGCGGAAAAGCCTACATTTGCTGTTGAACAAATTCCAAATCTGTCCTTTATTCCTGATCA GGTATTTCACGAGTACGGCGGTCTTGCACACAATAGCTTTCTCGCAGTTGTTGAATTTGCAaagtttctcgatttttttccaaaactggaTTCAGAGACACAACTCAAAGTTGTTCGTCATGGTGCATTGATGGTCAGAGGAATGATGAATACAGAAAGATCCATTCGAAAATTCCATTCAGACTGTGTACGTCGAGCTGATGGAAGCATTGCAGGAAAACCAATGAGAAATTATAATGGAATATGGGTAGAAcagagaaaaattgttcaaaaggGTCTACATGCATTCCTAAGAAATAAAATCGACGAAACTGAATATTTGTTGCTCAAAGGGATTGTTCTATGTAATCCAG CAATATGTGGACTTCCTGAATCAGCACAGCAAATTCTGGAAGACGAGAGACGACGGTATGTTCGAAGTCTCTTGACATATTGTTTAAAACAATATGGAATACGATATGGTCCAGATAGACTTTCATCAATACTTTCAATAATGCCAATTATGGAAAATCAgcagaaagaagaaaaaagttttaatgttATTCTTCGttctttttattcaaatgTATCCATTTTGGTTAGTCCGTTGTATGATGAGATAATGAGTTCCTGA
- the nhr-209 gene encoding Nuclear hormone receptor family member nhr-209 (Confirmed by transcript evidence), translating into MSFLVLPLHHSNETQSSSSALEKSIPEKDLKKPYQLLSKNQFPEKCAVCKNAAIGYHYNVPSCNGCKTFFRRTILNGKRFICMNHKNCLDEIESDESQRLCKGCRFARCIEVGMDSTAIRASVKTVEGKYLLEEVLRKQKNRKIQMQQKDNFLSLIIKQLSHLEDQIEKLHFSTIPDGFEDMRSLSEILLYNPVFDSSRIPNLTPVSNKAPKLICMTYMHSALLAAVEASKTFEFFSKISHEARMILIRHVSLIGSNMMSASFSMHHRKSDELLLPDGTVFGSIGGCLASEVLGEIKYKNQLQQILHAFLRINVDRVEYMILKAILMRNPSVPGLTLDDQLIIENERNQYAKALLEYTILHHGVLSGPARFGSLIAINPIIETQSKKQKDVYVFMKTLSAQRECSHPPKSLFDEVMDS; encoded by the exons atgagctttttgGTGCTTCCACTGCATCATTCAAA TGAAACTCAATCTTCCAGTTCCGCACTTGAGAAAAGTATACCTGAAAAGGACCTGAAAAAG ccCTATCAATTACtttccaaaaaccaatttcctgaaaaatgcgCGGTTTGTAAAAATGCTGCTATTGGATATCATTATAAC GTTCCTTCTTGTAACGGATGTAAAACCTTTTTTCGGAGAACTATCTTGAATGGAAAGCGATTCATTTGTATGAaccacaaaaattgtttggatGAAATCGAATCTG ATGAGAGTCAACGACTGTGCAAAGGGTGTCGATTTGCAAGATGCATTGAAGTTGGAATGGATTCAACTGCAATTCGTGCATCAGTGAAAACAGtagaaggaaaatatttgttgGAAGAAGTGttaagaaaacagaaaaatcgtaaaatacAG ATGCAACAAAAAGATAATTTTCTGTCATTAATCATCAAACAACTTTCACACCTGGAGGATCAAATagaaaaacttcatttttcgaCAATTCCAGATGGATTTGAAGACATGCGTTCATTATCTGAAATTCTTCTATACAACCCAGTATTTGATTCAAGCCGGATCCCGAATCTTACACCAGTTTCTAACAa GGCACCTAAACTGATATGTATGACGTATATGCACAGTGCACTTTTGGCAGCTGTTGAAGCTTCCAAGACATTTgagtttttctcgaaaatcagTCATGAAGCCCGAATGATTTTAATCAGACATGTGTCTTTAATTGGATCAAATATGATGAGTGCATCATTTTCAATGCATCATAGAAAATCGGATGAATTACTTTTACCGGACGGTACCGTTTTTGGAAGTATAGGTGGATGCTTGGCTTCAGAAGTTCTGggagaaataaaatataaaaatcaacTGCAACAAATACTCCATGCCTTCTTAAGAATTAATGTTGATCGGGTTGAATACATGATTCTCAAAGCCATACTAATGAGAAATCCAT CTGTCCCTGGTCTCACATTGGATGATCAGCTTATCATTGAAAATGAACGGAACCAATATGCAAAAGCTCTACTTGAATACACTATTCTTCATCATGGCGTTCTTTCTGGTCCTGCTCGTTTTGGTTCATTGATTGCTATTAATCCAATAATTGAAACACAATCGAAGAAGCAAAAAGATGTTTACGTATTCATGAAAACACTTAGTGCACAACGAGAATGCTCACATCCGCCTAAAAGTTTATTTGATGAAGTCATGGATTCGtga